In Oncorhynchus tshawytscha isolate Ot180627B unplaced genomic scaffold, Otsh_v2.0 Un_contig_9602_pilon_pilon, whole genome shotgun sequence, the following are encoded in one genomic region:
- the LOC112242001 gene encoding GPI-linked NAD(P)(+)--arginine ADP-ribosyltransferase 1-like — MGKVINIFSVVVVMALILGLFFGQIFTKNPDPQMNPFPLDMAPTSIDDQYVGCRANISIQVNTDYLPREKKTSTNFNNAWNKAEAEAKPSLHGLQKEHSKAIYVYTDEDCEIYPDFNREVRDGRSNYGTTFQYHSLHFYLTEAIQILKQSQTTCMTTYRRTNVYFDQDVVNKDIRFGTFTSSTLNKKIGRDSFGETSCFEITTCFGADISHYSVFTGEREVLIPPYEVFTVSNIQKKSPENNLWCKFVYTLVSTGNQSDLNCKLQNGVNAL, encoded by the exons ATGGGGAAAGTAATTAATATTTTTtcggtggtggtagtaatggcgTTGATCCTGGGTCTTTTCTTTGGACAG ATATTTACCAAGAACCCGGACCCACAGATG AATCCTTTCCCACTGGACATGGCCCCTACATCTATTGATGATCAATACGTTGGCTGCAGAGCGAACATCAGCATTCAGGTGAACACGGACTACCTCCCACGTGAGAAGAAAACCAGTACAAACTTCAATAATGCCTGGAACAAAGCAGAAGCAGAAGCCAAACCGTCTCTCCATGGTCTGCAAAAGGAACACTCCAAAGCTATATATGTGTACACAGATGAAGATTGTGAGATCTACCCGGACTTCAACAGAGAAgttagagatggtagatctaatTATGGGACAACATTCCAGTACCATTCCCTGCACTTCTATCTAACTGAAGCCATTCAGATTCTCAAACAAAGTCAAACAACATGCATGACCACCTACCGTAGAACCAATGTGTATTTTGATCAGGATGTTGTCAACAAAGATATCCGTTTCGGCACCTTCACCTCGAGCACTTTAAACAAGAAAATAGGCAGAGATTCATTTGGAGAGACGTCCTGCTTTGAGATCACCACATGTTTTGGAGCTGACATATCCCATTACTCTGTatttacaggagagagagaagtcttAATTCCTCCCTATGAGGTATTCACAGTGAGCAACATCCAGAAGAAGTCACCAGAGAATAACCTGTGGTGTAAATTTGTCTACACATTAGTGAGCACTGGAAATCAGAGTGACTTGAATTGCAAGTTGCAAAATGGAGTAAACGCTCTATAA
- the LOC112263187 gene encoding ecto-ADP-ribosyltransferase 5-like translates to MEKLRMEGFKMEGFNMEGFKMERFKMEGFKMEGFKMERFKMEGFNMEGFKMEGCKMEGFKMEGFKMEGFKMEGFKMEGFKMEGFKMEGFKMEGYLQLSLIIIIISAFSCFTPVSLFVFHSLKVSLPLHDPKSNFPLDMAPDSVDDSYKGCEEKMLRKVHDYYLPKERGENKDFNQAWTAAEDHYTKKGKLSKNYSLAIQVYVNATSNVYKSFNAATRTQKESYKTVFQYHSLHFLLANALRMLNKNKNNKNKTFQTFRGSKDSFEGVQYDEMRFGQFTSSSLDQKITKHFGNRSCFEIATYLGAPLGEYASQMAHEKEVLIPPYEVFKITEVLKRTDKKDLWCDVVYKLESTKKEKSDLNCSLFKQLQGE, encoded by the exons ATGGAGAAACTCAGAATGGAGGGATTCAAGATGGAGGGATTCAATATGGAGGGATTCAAGATGGAGCGATTCAAGATGGAGGGATTCAAGATGGAGGGATTCAAGATGGAGCGATTCAAGATGGAGGGATTCAATATGGAGGGATTCAAGATGGAGGGATGCAAGATGGAGGGATTCAAGATGGAGGGATTCAAGATGGAGGGATTCAAGATGGAGGGATTCAAGATGGAGGGATTCAAGATGGAGGGATTCAAGATGGAGGGATTCAAGATGGAGGGAT ACTTACAGCTGTCtctcatcataataataatatctgcattttcttgtttcACACCTGTTTCTCTATTTGTCTTCCATTCACTAAAGGTCAGTCTCCCTCTGCATGATCCAAAATCCAACTTCCCCTTAGACATGGCTCCAGACTCTGTTGATGACTCCTACAAGGGCTGTGAGGAGAAGATGCTCAGGAAGGTGCATGACTATTACCTgccaaaagagagaggagagaacaaagaTTTCAACCAGGCTTGGACTGCTGCTGAGGACCATTACACAAAAAAAGGAAAACTGTCTAAAAACTATTCCCTGGCAATCCAGGTGTATGTGAATGCAACATCCAACGTTTACAAGTCATTCAACGCTGCCACTCGTACCCAAAAGGAGAGCTACAAAACTGTGTTCCAGTACCACTCCCTGCACTTCCTTCTGGCCAATGCCTTACGAATGCtgaacaagaacaagaacaacAAGAACAAGACTTTCCAAACCTTCCGTGGATCTAAAGACTCTTTCGAGGGTGTCCAATATGATGAAATGCGATTCGGACAGTTCACATCGAGCTCTTTAGACCAGAAAATCACTAAACACTTTGGAAATCGCTCCTGTTTTGAGATCGCCACCTACCTTGGTGCCCCACTGGGGGAGTACGCATCTCAGATGGCTCATGAGAAGGAGGTGCTGATTCCTCCCTACGAGGTGTTCAAAATTACAGAGGTGCTGAAGAGAACAGACAAGAAAGACCTCTGGTGTGATGTTGTTTACAAACTGGAGAGTACTAAGAAAGAAAAAAGTGACCTGAATTGCAGTTTGTTTAAACAACTCCAAGGAGAATAA